In one Rutidosis leptorrhynchoides isolate AG116_Rl617_1_P2 chromosome 8, CSIRO_AGI_Rlap_v1, whole genome shotgun sequence genomic region, the following are encoded:
- the LOC139862614 gene encoding uncharacterized protein — MELESKYEVSRVAKFIHSNNFKRIGLQFPDELLKESTGVVRALRNELNENNVKDIGLYVMADTTYGSCCVDEVGASHINADCVIHYGHTCLSPTSKLPAFFVFGKAPIDVSNCANHLCNYALSSTKPVMVLYGLEYAHALQDIIEASTLETKNLCGDTSRIELYYADVMSQSMIPTESSGSSCIANGYCGDDVSRTYRIGGLVWKLEVDRNMEDYSLFWIGPDNSAFANAVLTFNGCDIVRYDATENQLLTDTSQQRRILKRRYYLVEKAKDAGIVGILVGTLGVAGYLSMIHQIKEMITKSGKKAYTLVMGRPNPSKLANFPECDVFIYISCAQTALLDSKEFLAPVITPFEAILAFNRGSEWTGKYVMEFQDLVVSTPSNVENQREEARFSFLQGGYIEDPDSQDINPEDEDGAFALVNLTPKSLQEHGKDQKTMVKGSVKSGVEYFASRSFQGLDINSNSNAPEPFIIGRTGKASGYNHETSEHQI; from the exons TTCCCTGATGAGCTACTAAAGGAATCAACAGGAGTTGTGCGCGCGTTACGTAACGAGCTTAATGAAAACAATGTGAAGGATATTGGGTTGTATGTAATGGCTGATACTACATATGGTAGTTGTTGTGTTGATGAAGTTGGTGCATCACATATAAATGCCGATTGCGTTATTCATTATGGTCATACTTGTCTCAGCCC GACGTCAAAGCTTCCTGCTTTCTTCGTTTTTGGAAAAGCACCGATTGATGTGTCTAACTGTGCCAACCATTTGTGTAACTATGCATTATCTAGTACGAAGCCGGTCATG GTTTTATATGGGTTGGAATATGCACATGCGTTACAAGATATTATAGAAGCATCAACACTTGAAACAAAAAATTTGTGTGGTGATACATCAAGAATTGAACTATATTACGCAGACGTTATGAGCCAATCTATGATTCCAACTGAAAGTTCTGGTAGCAGCTGTATTGCCAATGGATATTGTGGTGATGATGTAAGCAGAACATATAGGATTGGGGGATTGGTTTGGAAACTAGAAGTGGACCGCAATATGGAAGACTATTCATTGTTTTGGATTGGTCCCGATAATTCTGCTTTTGCCAATGCTGTACTCACTTTCAATGGTTGTGACATAG TCAGATATGATGCAACAGAAAATCAATTATTAACAGACACTTCTCAACAACGAAGAATCCTCAAGCGTAG ATATTATCTAGTTGAGAAAGCAAAGGATGCTGGTATTGTTGGGATATTGGTTGGCACACTTGGTGTTG CTGGGTATCTTAGTATGATCCATCAAATAAAAGAGATGATTACAAAGTCAGGGAAAAAGGCTTACACACTTGTCATGGGCCGACCCAATCCTTCAAAACTTGCCAATTTTCCCGAG TGTGATGTCTTTATTTATATTTCGTGCGCGCAAACTGCACTTTTGGATAGCAAAGAGTTCTTGGCTCCTGTTATTACTCCTTTTGAGGCTATTCTTGCATTTAAcag GGGAAGCGAGTGGACTGGAAAATATGTGATGGAATTTCAAGACCTCGTTGTTTCAACCCCTTCAAATGTAGAAAATCAACGAGAAGAAGCAAGATTTTCGTTTCTTCAAGGTGGATACATCGAAGATCCTGATTCGCAAG ATATTAACCCGGAAGATGAAGATGGAGCTTTTGCTTTAGTGAACTTGACACCGAAGTCACTGCAGGAACATGGTAAGGACCAAAAAACCATGGTCAAAGGGTCAGTTAAATCAGGGGTGGAGTATTTCGCATCTCGATCTTTTCAAGGtcttgatattaatagtaatagtaatgcaCCTGAGCCATTCATAATTGGAAGAACTGGTAAGGCTTCGGGTTACAACCATGAAACAAGTGAGCACCAGATATAA